From the genome of Palaemon carinicauda isolate YSFRI2023 chromosome 6, ASM3689809v2, whole genome shotgun sequence, one region includes:
- the LOC137642507 gene encoding trypsin-like isoform X11, whose amino-acid sequence MEVKFRSRRRRYYGFSCTVTASGSDVTGVSTSSSTAPTTTTTTTTISATPPIEQCLCGRRNPVTRIVGGQPTTVHEYPWQVVLTSATSSIPYCGGSIISNEWILTASHCVDGVSASSVYVVVGEHDWSTLTETSVRRKIQASRIIMHPGYNINTLDNDMALIKLSSPLTFPFDNKIAPVCLPDAGNAYSDVTATVTGWGTLQSGGSQPNVLYEVDVPTMSNSRCQQFLGNEITSNMICAGLDAGGKDSCQGDSGGPMVTAGSTAQTFMVVIGVVSWGYGCGDANSPGVYARVGNYLSWISTNIAGSQTCPRP is encoded by the exons ATGGAGGTCAAGTTTAGATCGAGAAGGAGAAGGTACTATGGTTTCTCCTGCACAGTTACAGCCTCAGGCTCAG ATGTGACAGGAGTTTCTACTTCGTCTTCAACAgcacctacaacaacaacaacaacaacaacaatatcagcaACACCACCAATTGAACAATGCC TGTGTGGCCGACGAAACCCAGTGACCAGGATTGTTGGAGGCCAACCGACAACAGTGCACGAATACCCTTGGCAAGTTGTGTTGACGTCAGCTACATCTAGCATACCATATTGTGGTGGTTCTATCATCTCCAACGAGTGGATCCTGACAGCATCTCATTGTGTCGATGG TGTAAGTGCATCAAGCGTCTATGTAGTCGTTGGAGAACACGACTGGTCCACATTAACTGAAACGTCAGTTAGACGAAAGATCCAAGCCTCAAGA ATCATCATGCACCCAGGTTACAACATTAACACTCTTGACAACGATATGGCGTTGATCAAACTGTCCTCTCCGCTCACCTTCCCTTTTGACAACAAGATTGCCCCTGTGTGTCTTCCAGATGCAGGCAATGCCTATAGTGATGTGACTGCTACAGTTACTGGCTGGGGAACATTACAGTCAG GTGGTAGTCAACCTAATGTACTTTATGAAGTGGATGTTCCAACAATGTCCAACTCAAGGTGTCAACAGTTTTTAGGAAATGAAATCACAAGTAACATGATCTGTGCTGGATTGGATGCCGGAGGAAAAGATTCTTGTCAG GGTGATTCCGGTGGTCCAATGGTGACTGCAGGTAGCACAGCTCAAACATTCATGGTGGTGATTGGAGTGGTCTCTTGGGGCTATGGCTGTGGTGATGCAAACAGTCCTGGAGTGTACGCAAGAGTAGGCA ACTATCTCTCTTGGATATCTACAAACATCGCAGGTTCTCAAACTTGCCCAAGGCCATAG